Below is a window of Virgibacillus sp. NKC19-3 DNA.
GCTGATTTTGTAAAAACATCAACCGGATTTTCTGGTGGAGGCGCAACAGTGGAAGATGTTACGCTAATGCGTCAAACAGTAGGTAATGAAATGGGGGTAAAAGCGTCCGGAGGTGTCCGTGACAATAAATCGGCAGTTGAAATGGTTGATGCCGGAGCAACCAGAATAGGAGCAAGTTCCAGTGTTGATGTAATCCAAGAAAATTAAAATTATGGCAGGTTGACGAAAGGAAATATTTCCTAAATTGTAATGAAGAATCTATTTTTTGGTTAAAGAGAATAATAACTAGTTGACCTATAATCCGGAATATATTATACTTTATAAAGACATATGGAAATTATACATATGTCTTTATAATCCTGTTTTGTGCTTTGGAGGGAGGGAAATTAGCATGTCAAATACAACTCGCGTCCGTAAAAACGAGTCTCTTGAGGATGCTCTTCGTCGCTTCAAGCGTAGCGTATCAAAAAGTGGTACACTGCAAGAATATCGTAAACGTGAACATTATGAAAAGCCTAGTGTTCGTCGTAAAAAGAAATCTGAAGCTGCAAGAAAGCGCAAATATTAAAAGAGGTTGGGGAGCATGAGACTACTTGAACAGCTGAATCAAGATATGAAGCAAGCAATGAAGGACAAAGACAAAGAAAAACTAGGTGTTATTCGCATGATAAAAGCTTCATTACAAAATGAATTGATAAATCTTGGTAAAGAAAATCTTTCGGAAGATGAAGAGTTAACCATCCTATCCAGAGAGTTGAAACAAAGAAAAGATTCCCTCCAAGAATTTAAATCAGCTGGACGCCATGATCTTGTTGAAAAACTTGACGATGAAGTCAATATTTTGCAGGAATATATGCCCAAGCAGCTAACAGATGATGAGCTGAAGGTAATTGTACAACAGGCAATTCAAGAAGTTAATGCAACATCCAAAAAAGATATGGGTAAAGTGATGAGTGCAATAATGCCTAAGGTTAAAGGCAGGGCAGACGGTGCTCAAATAAATAAACTTGTACAGAGACAATTAAGTTGATTAAATAGAGGTTCTTGTCATATATATTTGACAAGAACCTTTTTAGTCAGTTAAAAACTATAACTACTTTTTTAACTTCCTAGCGCTACTAGGTTATTGCCAAGTTTTTACTAACAGTATCACCTTTGGGGTTGTTTATGATATTATTTAATTAGATTGTATATAAAATGAAACCAATTTCCATGATTTTCGTATATGAGGTAGGCACCAAAAGAGGGAGGTGAAAATATTGCCAGGCAAGAAACGTTCCATATACATAATTTTATTGTTTTCACTCTTTTTGACAGTAGTAGCGAATGTAGGTCAACCTGTTAAAGCGGAAGAGAATGGTGCTGGAAAATTGGTTCATATTATACCAATCGAAAATGAAGTAGAACGTGGTCTGGAAGCTTTTTTAACCCGAGCAACCCAAGAAGCTATTGATGAGGGTGCCGATCATATCGTTTTTGAAATTAATACACCAGGCGGACGGGTGGATGCTGCAGGAGAAATTGCCGGGTTACTTCAAAATTTAGATATTCCAACAACTTCTTTTATTGTTAACCAAGCATTATCAGCAGGATCATATATCGCACTAAACACGGATAATATTTATATGGAGTCACAAGCAACAATGGGAGCTAGTGGTATTATTACGCAAGACGGAAATGCTGCTGATCAGAAAGCGCAATCTGCATGGCTTGCTTCCATGAGAAGTGCTGCGGAATCTAAAGGAAGAGATCCGCTCTATGCGCAAGCGATGGCAGACCCTAGTATAGATCTTGCTGAATATGGTGCTCCTGAAGGACAATATTTAACGCTTGATCCTCATTCAGCAGTAGAGGTCGAGTACGCACAGGGTATTGTAAATAATCGAGCCGAAGTGTTGCATGAGCTTGGTTTATCGAATGCAACTGTTGTTGAAGCAGAAACAGCGCTTGCAGAGGATGTTGCCAGATTTTTAACAAATCCTGTTGTAATCCCAATTTTGCTGTCTGTAGCCAGTCTTGGTTTAATTCTGGAATTATTTTCACCGGGTTTCGGTATACCTGGTGTGGTGGGAATTGTGTCATTATTGTTATTCTTCTATGGTCATTTTATAGCTGGGTTAGCGGGGACAGAAGCTATAGCTCTACTTATTATAGGAATCGTTTTAATCATTGCTGAGTTCTTTGTGCCTGGTGGAATTGTCGGTGTTCTCGGCGCTTTAGCAGTGGTAGGGTCATTGTTGATGTCCGGTTACGATTTAGGGCATATGTCGATGAGTATAGGAATTGCTTTTTTGGTAGCAGTCTTAGCTGCTGTTATTCTATTTAGAAGGATTGGCATGGATAAAGGCCTCTTTCGCCATATTATATTAAAGGACCAAACAACAACGGAACAAGGTTATGTTTCATCCCGTAATCGTTTGGAATTAATCGGTTTGGAAGGTATTGCAGTAACTCCCTTGCGGCCCTCTGGGGCAGGAGTGTTTAATGATGAGCGATTGGATGTGTTATCAGAGGGATCATTCATCGACAAAGGTAAGCGGATAAAAATTGTGAAAGTAGAAGGAGTTCGAATTGTCGTTCGAGAATTATAACAAAGTGAAGAAATTTATATAAAACAGGGAGGAATTTTAGCATGGAAATATCACAACTGATGCCGATTATTATAATCGCGCTAATCTTGATTGCTATAGCCATTTTGTTTACGTTTATTCCGGTAATGCTATGGATAAGTGCACTAGCAGCTGGAGTTAAGGTAGGAATCTTTACATTAATTGGAATGCGCTTACGTCGAGTTGTGCCCAATAGAGTAATTAATCCTTTAATTAAGGCGCATAAAGCAGGATTAAACGTGCAAACCAACCAGCTTGAGAGTCACTACTTGGCTGGTGGTAATGTAGATAGAGTGGTAAATGCACTTATCGCAGCACATAGGGCCAATATTGAATTACCTTTTGAGCGTGGCGCCGCTATTGATTTAGCAGGTCGTGATGTACTTGAAGCGGTGCAAATGAGTGTTAACCCAGAAGTAATTGAAACTCCATTTATTGCAGGTATTGCAATGGATGGAATCGAAGTAAAAGCAAAAGCAAGAATTACGGTTCGTGCTAACATTGATCGTTTAGTTGGTGGTGCAGGAGAAGAAACCATTATTGCACGTGTTGGTGAAGGTGTTGTAAGTACAATTGGTAGTTCAGATGCACATACGAAAGTATTAGAAAATCCAGATTCAATTTCACAGACCGTATTAGCGAAAGGACTCGACTCAGGTACTGCTTTTGAAATTCTATCGATTGATATTGCTGATGTTGACATTGGTAAAAACATTGGTGCTATCTTACAAACAGATCAAGCTGAGGCAGATAAAAACATCGCACAAGCGAAAGCCGAAGAGCGTCGCGCAATGGCCGTTGCACAAGAACAAGAAATGGTTGCACGAGTTCAAGAAATGCGTGCGAAAGTTGTGGAAGCTGAAGCAGATGTTCCACTTGCACTTGCAGAAGCCCTGCGTTCAGGTAATTTAGGAGTAATGGATTATATGAGTTATAAAAATATTGATGCCGATACAGATATGCGTGACTCTATCGGTAAATTGACAGAAGAAGATAATGATGATAATAACCCGAAATAAGCTAATCCGAGTCAGTGAAGGAGGGTTATTGTGGGATCGCTTATAGAATTGATTATGGATAACCTGTTTATTGTTGTTATTATTATTGCTGGAATAATCGGTTTTTTTAGAAATAGTTCTGCGGAACAAGAACAGGATAGAAGGCAAACGAATAGACCCAGACCAACGTCAACTTCGGCTCCTTCTGGTGGAGATAATCAGCCACAACAAAGAAGGGCTCATGAGGCCCCATCCAATCAGCCAGCTCCTGCTTCTATTGAAGAACAGCAAAGTGAACAATTGGGACGTTTGGCCAACCAACTGCAAACTGAAACAAAGGATGCCATGGAAAAACTCCCACATGACGCGATTATTGGAAACACGTTACGCGAGCCTAACAAGAACAGTTCCGTGGAGAAAGAAGCTTTAAAAAAGCAGATTAAAGGTAATTTAGGAAAAACCGGATTGGTAAATGGCATTATTATGTCTGAAGTTTTAGGTTCGCCTAGAGCTAGGAAACCATACCAAGTGAATCATGTAAAACGAAATAAATAAAGACTATTCAAGAGTCATTAACAAGCTAGGTTGTATGTACCTGTCCTTGTTGATGGCTCTTTTTGCTTTATTGTTCTTATCTTTTCATCTCCGTCATAAATATGGTTATGAGAGGGGGATGCACTAGTGAAAAAATGGCAGCAGCATATCCGTCCTTGGTTAGTGAAATATCTTGCACTTCCTTCTGATGTGATGCTTGAATTACCCCGAATAACGATAATCGGACAAATTCATGTCTATATTGAAAACCACCAGGGATTAGAAACATATTCTGATACGGAACTTAAATTAAAAACAAATAAAGGATTTATTCGAATTACAGGATCTGCCTTTGTATTAAAAATGATGCTACCCGAGGAAATTTTATTGGAAGGTACAATTTCAGACGTAACATTTATTCCTGATTAATATTTGTTGATTGAAGGAGGACGAAATGAGGTATAAACAAGGGGCACTTATGACAGGATATGTAACGATTTTAATTAAAGGGGACAGGCCGGAGTTATTTTTTCAAAAATGTATGCGACAAGGTAT
It encodes the following:
- the rpsU gene encoding 30S ribosomal protein S21, whose translation is MSNTTRVRKNESLEDALRRFKRSVSKSGTLQEYRKREHYEKPSVRRKKKSEAARKRKY
- the yqfC gene encoding sporulation protein YqfC, coding for MKKWQQHIRPWLVKYLALPSDVMLELPRITIIGQIHVYIENHQGLETYSDTELKLKTNKGFIRITGSAFVLKMMLPEEILLEGTISDVTFIPD
- a CDS encoding GatB/YqeY domain-containing protein, which codes for MRLLEQLNQDMKQAMKDKDKEKLGVIRMIKASLQNELINLGKENLSEDEELTILSRELKQRKDSLQEFKSAGRHDLVEKLDDEVNILQEYMPKQLTDDELKVIVQQAIQEVNATSKKDMGKVMSAIMPKVKGRADGAQINKLVQRQLS
- the floA gene encoding flotillin-like protein FloA (flotillin-like protein involved in membrane lipid rafts), giving the protein MEISQLMPIIIIALILIAIAILFTFIPVMLWISALAAGVKVGIFTLIGMRLRRVVPNRVINPLIKAHKAGLNVQTNQLESHYLAGGNVDRVVNALIAAHRANIELPFERGAAIDLAGRDVLEAVQMSVNPEVIETPFIAGIAMDGIEVKAKARITVRANIDRLVGGAGEETIIARVGEGVVSTIGSSDAHTKVLENPDSISQTVLAKGLDSGTAFEILSIDIADVDIGKNIGAILQTDQAEADKNIAQAKAEERRAMAVAQEQEMVARVQEMRAKVVEAEADVPLALAEALRSGNLGVMDYMSYKNIDADTDMRDSIGKLTEEDNDDNNPK
- a CDS encoding NfeD family protein; this translates as MPGKKRSIYIILLFSLFLTVVANVGQPVKAEENGAGKLVHIIPIENEVERGLEAFLTRATQEAIDEGADHIVFEINTPGGRVDAAGEIAGLLQNLDIPTTSFIVNQALSAGSYIALNTDNIYMESQATMGASGIITQDGNAADQKAQSAWLASMRSAAESKGRDPLYAQAMADPSIDLAEYGAPEGQYLTLDPHSAVEVEYAQGIVNNRAEVLHELGLSNATVVEAETALAEDVARFLTNPVVIPILLSVASLGLILELFSPGFGIPGVVGIVSLLLFFYGHFIAGLAGTEAIALLIIGIVLIIAEFFVPGGIVGVLGALAVVGSLLMSGYDLGHMSMSIGIAFLVAVLAAVILFRRIGMDKGLFRHIILKDQTTTEQGYVSSRNRLELIGLEGIAVTPLRPSGAGVFNDERLDVLSEGSFIDKGKRIKIVKVEGVRIVVREL